GTAGCGTTCGCGCAGCTGCTCGAGCACCGCCGGTGGCGGGGTCTTCTCGCCGAAGAGCCCGACGATCGGGTCGCCGGGCATGGCGAAGACCATGAAGTAGATCAGGAACGTGGTGCCGAGCAGTACGGGGATCGCCTGCAGGACTCGGCGCACGATGTAGCCGGCCATGGATCAGGCCTCGCTGTTCGTGGATGTTGACATATTGAAGGAAACCTCACGGTTGTGCGAGTACGACCACACGATGCTACGCCGTTTGTGCGAGCACGGTGGGCTACGTGGGAGTGGGGCGGCAGCCGGATCGGCTGCCGCCCCACGGGCGTCTCAGAGTCTAATCTCGAGACGCCCCGGAACGAGAACTACTCGCTCTTGGTGATCTGGTGGAGGATCGGCCAGCTGTCCCAGCCGAACTCGACATCGTCAACCTGCTCGCCCCAGGCACCCATGGAGTTCGTGTACCAGAGCGGGATGGCGGGGAGGTCCTCGAAGAGGATCTCCTGTGCCTGCTGGAACTTCTCAATTCCCTCCTCGACCTCGGTCGCGGCGGAACCCTCGTCGAGCAGCGCGTCGAACTCGGGGTTCGAGTAGTCGCCGTCGTTCGATCCGGCGCCGGTGCCGAAGATCGGCCCGAGCCCGTTGAACATCGACGGGTAGTCGAACTGCCATCCGGTGCGGAACGGCGTCTGGATGACGCGGTCCGTGATCGACGTGCGGAACTCGGCGAAGGTGGGGACCGGCGCACCGGCCGCCTCGATGCCGAGGTTGTTCTTGATCTGGTTCGCGACCGCCTCGACCCAGCCCTGGTTGGGGCCATCGGCGTTGTACCCGAGCTGGAACGAACCGGTCCACGGGCTGATCGCGTCAGCCTGAGCCCAGAGGTCCTTCGCCAGGTCGACGTCGAACTCGAGCACCTCGGAGCCGGGGATGTCCTCGGAGTAGCCGTCGATGACCGGCGACGTGAAGTCCTTGGCCGGAGTGCGGGTGCCGTTGAAGATCACGTCGGTGATCTCCTCGCGGTCGATGGCGTGCGAGATGGCGGCGCGCCGGAGCTTGCCCTCTTCACCGCTGAAGTGCGCCAGGCGCTCGGGGATCGTGATCGTCGCGTTCGCCGCGGCGGGCTGGTTCACGGAGCGACCCTCGAACTCCTCCTGGAAGGTCTCGAGCGCGCTGTCGGGGATCTCCTGGATCACGTCGAGGTTGCCACCCTGGAGGTCGGCGTACGCGGCATCGGTGCTGGCGTAGAGGATCATGTCGACGCCGCCGTTCTGCGCCTCGCGCGGACCGTCGTACTCGTCGTTCTT
The Agromyces albus DNA segment above includes these coding regions:
- a CDS encoding peptide ABC transporter substrate-binding protein codes for the protein MKIKRIGVAAIALAAAGALTLAGCTTGSPESAGEGDASSAIVTVNNTEPQNPLVPTNTNEVGGGLVIQNVFAGLVYYDAEGAVHNDVAESIETDDAQTYTIKIREGLTFTNGDPVDAESFVTAWNYGAALDNAQLSSYFFESIEGFSYDENVPEMSGLEVVDDLTFTVTLKQPESDFPLRLGYTAYFPVPASAWDDIEAFGENPIGNGPYKFEEEGAWKHNERIDLVKNDEYDGPREAQNGGVDMILYASTDAAYADLQGGNLDVIQEIPDSALETFQEEFEGRSVNQPAAANATITIPERLAHFSGEEGKLRRAAISHAIDREEITDVIFNGTRTPAKDFTSPVIDGYSEDIPGSEVLEFDVDLAKDLWAQADAISPWTGSFQLGYNADGPNQGWVEAVANQIKNNLGIEAAGAPVPTFAEFRTSITDRVIQTPFRTGWQFDYPSMFNGLGPIFGTGAGSNDGDYSNPEFDALLDEGSAATEVEEGIEKFQQAQEILFEDLPAIPLWYTNSMGAWGEQVDDVEFGWDSWPILHQITKSE